The proteins below come from a single Tsuneonella deserti genomic window:
- a CDS encoding hotdog fold thioesterase: MLHLAPFHRWLGLEISTCSEQGIEITMPWRDEIVSNPVVGSAHGGVLASLVDLTGLYTLLAAGAPAKATADLHVDYHRPATSGPLIAHGQVVKLGRQISVAETRVLGPDGKLVASGRGAYFS, from the coding sequence ATGCTTCACCTCGCCCCGTTTCACCGATGGCTTGGGCTGGAGATTTCCACATGCTCTGAGCAGGGAATCGAGATCACCATGCCGTGGCGCGACGAGATCGTTTCGAACCCCGTGGTCGGGTCGGCGCATGGAGGGGTCCTAGCATCACTGGTCGACCTCACCGGGCTTTATACTTTGCTTGCAGCCGGTGCCCCGGCGAAAGCAACGGCCGATCTACACGTAGATTACCACCGTCCTGCAACCTCAGGCCCTCTCATTGCTCATGGGCAGGTCGTGAAGTTAGGGCGGCAGATTTCGGTGGCGGAGACCCGGGTTCTGGGGCCTGACGGAAAGTTGGTCGCCAGCGGCAGGGGCGCGTATTTTTCATGA
- a CDS encoding MDR family MFS transporter: MTGVVVTDTGSANSAPDRRNADVTAWVAVAAGALGAMLATLDISIVNSALPVIQGEIGASGTEGTWIATSFLVAEIVVIPLSAWLERLFGLRTLLIIAVSAFTAFSVLCGVATDLATMIIGRTGQGFMGGVLIPTAMTIVAKRLPPHQQPIGMALFGMTVILGPVMGPLIGGWLTENLSWHYAFFVNVPVCGLLLLLLFVGLPHEKPKWDYLTDADWAGILGLILGLGGLTVVLEEGHREEWFESSLIRWLTLITLVGFASLIYGQVKARKPVLKLQLLFNRQFASVAIMALALGMVMYGSTYVIPQFLAIISDYNALQTGLVIFWMGVPAFLLMPVLPLMIRKIDIRIAVGAGMLFMAVSCFVSTSLTAESGGAVFTESQLLRGVGMILSMMFLNQATVASVAKEDAGDASGIFNAARNLGGSFALSALASFQDQRIWHHSRRIEETLNANSVSLQDYLDGLARNFGGMEGAMAALSRTLQREAFIMTYNDVFMVMGVLTLATVPLVLFLRPLPKNASLSMH, translated from the coding sequence ATGACCGGCGTGGTGGTAACGGACACGGGTTCTGCCAATTCCGCCCCGGACCGGCGGAATGCCGATGTCACTGCGTGGGTCGCCGTAGCGGCCGGCGCGCTCGGCGCAATGCTCGCGACGCTGGACATATCGATCGTCAATTCCGCACTCCCTGTCATTCAGGGCGAGATCGGGGCGAGCGGCACCGAGGGCACCTGGATTGCGACCTCCTTTCTTGTCGCCGAGATTGTTGTCATTCCGCTAAGCGCCTGGCTGGAGCGCCTCTTCGGTCTGCGAACTCTCCTCATTATTGCGGTCAGCGCCTTTACCGCTTTTTCGGTGCTGTGTGGGGTCGCAACCGACCTTGCCACCATGATCATCGGCCGAACGGGCCAGGGCTTCATGGGCGGAGTGCTCATTCCGACCGCTATGACCATAGTGGCCAAGAGACTACCGCCGCATCAACAGCCCATCGGAATGGCGCTATTCGGCATGACCGTGATCCTCGGGCCCGTGATGGGGCCTTTGATCGGCGGTTGGCTGACCGAGAATTTGAGCTGGCACTATGCCTTCTTCGTCAACGTTCCGGTCTGCGGCCTGCTGCTGCTCCTGCTGTTCGTTGGTCTTCCTCACGAAAAGCCGAAGTGGGATTATCTTACAGATGCGGATTGGGCAGGCATTCTCGGACTCATCCTGGGGCTGGGCGGCCTGACGGTTGTCCTTGAAGAGGGCCACCGCGAGGAATGGTTTGAATCCTCGCTCATTCGCTGGCTTACCTTGATCACCCTCGTCGGGTTCGCCTCGCTAATTTACGGACAGGTGAAGGCACGCAAACCGGTCTTGAAACTGCAACTCCTGTTCAATCGACAATTTGCCAGCGTCGCAATCATGGCGCTCGCCCTGGGCATGGTGATGTATGGTTCGACCTACGTCATCCCGCAGTTCCTCGCGATCATTTCAGACTACAATGCGCTTCAGACCGGGCTGGTCATCTTCTGGATGGGCGTCCCGGCCTTCCTGCTGATGCCTGTGCTTCCCTTGATGATCCGGAAGATTGACATACGCATCGCTGTCGGCGCCGGAATGTTGTTTATGGCGGTCAGCTGCTTTGTCAGCACCAGCCTTACAGCCGAATCCGGTGGTGCCGTTTTCACCGAGAGCCAGCTCTTGCGCGGTGTCGGCATGATCCTATCGATGATGTTCCTGAACCAGGCGACAGTGGCTTCGGTCGCCAAGGAGGACGCGGGCGACGCTTCGGGGATTTTCAACGCGGCCCGCAATCTCGGCGGGTCTTTCGCTCTTTCGGCTCTGGCATCGTTCCAGGATCAACGGATCTGGCATCACAGCCGACGAATTGAAGAGACGCTGAATGCGAACAGCGTTTCGCTGCAGGACTATCTTGACGGGCTGGCGCGAAACTTCGGCGGAATGGAGGGAGCGATGGCTGCCCTGAGCCGCACCCTCCAACGCGAGGCGTTCATAATGACCTACAATGACGTCTTCATGGTGATGGGGGTTCTCACGCTCGCGACCGTTCCCCTGGTCCTCTTCCTGAGGCCGCTTCCCAAAAATGCTTCCCTTTCGATGCACTGA
- a CDS encoding TonB-dependent receptor produces MRIKAALLAGICASVASVPAYAQDDTSTDSVGGEEGNVIVVTAQRRAEALQNVPIAVSAFTAEALEAQQIKTTSDLQLTLPNVTFTKTNFTSSSFTIRGIGDLCVGVSCDSATAIHLNDAPLFGTRLFEGEFYDLAQIEVLRGPQGTLFGRNATSGVVNIRTARPDLSGFGAAGEAEYGNYNSIKVKGMVNLPVGETLGVRIAGFYLNRDGYTFNQFNGDRYDDRDMYGIRGSVRWEPSSSTTVDLVAQYFHENDKRMRIQKQLCQRDPTGVLGCLNSRLDNSFTNGNSTLGAIFASQEFFRIRGVPAGQTPLTPNFSTGSLYGTDVFAAAPNPEDPRVINTGFEPNYFAEEWIVQGQVNQELGGGLNVKLGGNWQKVKVDAQQDYNNAAQSRAPLQNGLNNLAAAAAGAFGPVLQAYLKPIAARLIPDGPNGKLCASQSDPNLVGVFGAANNSICSMNPLAFDRSNAFQTSWTGEAIVSSDWDGMFNFLLGGIYGKLHLDESSYYVNAFGLDYAAGVLGALGAAGAGIPPGPETSYFLGSPFYRNTSDDLKVTTYGIFGETYVEINDKLKLTLGLRYNHDEKSVRARTPLFVDAAGASVLVPTGATDLTNALGYANLDYDAGLPGPQEYAVRSASFEAVTGRAVVDYQITPSNLLYASYSRGYKSGGINPPLSPIFAVPEAFAPEHVNAFEIGSKNTFGGLQLNLTGFYYQYKQLQLSRIVARTSVNDNVDANIWGLEAEAVIHPVPELTVNLTASYLHTEVASDKYLSNPRDFGGGRADAVIIKDITNAANCAVASSSGSVAGINAYVAQVNSLINAGVIPGVSPGAGLRAPTSFGPNSGIASTGAFSICAALQGLAPTLGAAFGGVETSTVIDGGTYDYSAGIPVNIKGNKLPGAPNYKVSMGAQYAFPIGQATLTPRVDVAYTGETTGNVFNGNVNSIDSFVQANAQIQLDGPDSRWYVRGYIQNIFDSTAVTGLYVTDQSSGNYTNIFTLEPRRYGIAAGFRF; encoded by the coding sequence ATGAGGATCAAGGCCGCCCTGCTTGCCGGCATTTGTGCGTCGGTTGCTTCAGTTCCCGCATATGCCCAGGACGATACGTCTACCGACTCCGTTGGAGGCGAGGAGGGCAACGTCATTGTTGTCACGGCGCAACGCCGGGCCGAGGCTCTGCAGAACGTGCCGATCGCGGTTAGCGCATTCACGGCCGAAGCGCTCGAGGCACAGCAGATCAAGACCACGTCGGACCTCCAGCTCACGCTGCCGAACGTCACGTTCACGAAGACGAACTTCACCAGCTCGAGCTTCACTATCCGCGGGATCGGCGACCTGTGCGTCGGCGTGTCATGCGACAGCGCGACGGCAATTCACCTGAACGACGCCCCCCTATTCGGCACTCGCCTGTTCGAAGGTGAGTTCTATGATCTTGCCCAGATCGAGGTCCTGCGCGGGCCGCAGGGCACACTGTTTGGGCGCAACGCCACCTCTGGGGTGGTCAACATCCGAACCGCGCGGCCCGACCTCAGCGGCTTTGGCGCAGCCGGCGAGGCCGAGTACGGCAATTACAACAGCATCAAGGTCAAGGGGATGGTGAACCTTCCCGTTGGCGAAACCCTCGGGGTCCGCATTGCCGGGTTCTACCTCAACCGTGACGGTTACACCTTCAACCAGTTCAACGGCGATCGTTACGACGACCGCGACATGTACGGGATTCGAGGCTCCGTGCGGTGGGAGCCTTCGAGCAGCACGACGGTCGATCTCGTGGCGCAGTATTTCCACGAGAACGACAAGCGCATGCGCATTCAGAAGCAGCTGTGCCAGCGCGACCCGACCGGCGTGCTTGGTTGCCTTAACTCGCGTCTCGACAACAGCTTTACCAATGGCAACTCGACCCTGGGGGCGATCTTCGCGTCGCAGGAATTCTTCCGCATCCGCGGTGTGCCAGCCGGACAGACGCCGCTCACTCCCAACTTCTCGACGGGGAGCCTTTACGGGACGGACGTATTCGCTGCCGCTCCTAACCCCGAAGATCCTCGGGTTATAAACACCGGGTTTGAGCCCAATTACTTCGCGGAGGAGTGGATCGTCCAAGGCCAAGTCAACCAAGAGCTTGGGGGCGGCCTTAACGTGAAGCTGGGGGGCAATTGGCAGAAGGTCAAAGTCGACGCGCAGCAAGATTACAACAACGCTGCGCAAAGCCGCGCTCCGCTGCAAAATGGGCTAAACAACCTCGCTGCGGCAGCCGCCGGCGCGTTCGGTCCTGTTTTGCAGGCCTATCTCAAGCCGATCGCGGCTCGCCTGATTCCTGACGGTCCCAATGGGAAGCTCTGCGCCTCGCAGTCTGACCCGAACCTTGTTGGCGTGTTCGGAGCCGCAAACAACTCGATCTGTTCAATGAACCCGCTCGCTTTCGACCGGTCGAACGCGTTTCAGACCAGTTGGACCGGAGAAGCCATCGTCAGTTCCGACTGGGACGGGATGTTCAACTTCCTGCTCGGAGGGATCTACGGAAAGCTTCACCTCGATGAGAGCAGCTATTACGTAAACGCGTTCGGGCTCGACTATGCGGCCGGCGTTCTCGGGGCCCTTGGCGCGGCCGGTGCGGGAATTCCGCCCGGGCCTGAAACTTCGTATTTCTTGGGCTCGCCGTTCTACCGCAACACGTCCGACGACCTGAAAGTCACGACATACGGCATATTCGGAGAGACTTACGTTGAAATCAACGACAAGCTCAAGCTGACACTAGGCTTGCGCTATAACCATGACGAGAAATCGGTCAGGGCCCGCACGCCCCTGTTCGTGGATGCGGCGGGCGCTTCAGTGCTGGTGCCGACCGGTGCCACCGATCTCACCAATGCGCTTGGATACGCAAACCTCGATTATGATGCCGGGCTACCCGGGCCGCAGGAATATGCAGTTCGCAGCGCGAGCTTCGAAGCGGTCACGGGTCGCGCGGTGGTCGATTACCAGATCACTCCGTCGAACCTGCTCTATGCATCTTATTCGCGCGGCTATAAGTCGGGCGGCATCAACCCGCCGCTGTCGCCGATCTTCGCCGTGCCAGAGGCGTTCGCGCCCGAACACGTCAACGCGTTCGAGATCGGCTCGAAGAACACCTTCGGCGGACTTCAGCTTAACCTGACCGGGTTCTACTACCAGTACAAGCAACTGCAGTTGAGCCGGATCGTAGCCCGCACCTCGGTCAACGACAATGTGGATGCCAATATCTGGGGGCTTGAAGCCGAGGCGGTGATCCATCCGGTGCCTGAGCTGACGGTGAATTTAACCGCCAGCTACCTTCATACAGAAGTCGCCTCAGACAAGTATCTGTCGAACCCCCGCGATTTTGGCGGTGGTCGTGCTGATGCGGTGATCATCAAGGATATCACCAACGCCGCCAACTGCGCAGTCGCCTCGTCCTCGGGCAGCGTTGCTGGGATCAATGCCTATGTCGCTCAGGTCAACAGCCTGATTAACGCGGGCGTCATTCCGGGAGTTTCGCCGGGCGCTGGACTGCGGGCGCCCACTTCATTCGGGCCCAATAGCGGCATCGCCTCGACCGGGGCGTTCAGCATTTGCGCTGCGCTCCAAGGGCTAGCTCCGACTCTCGGAGCTGCGTTTGGGGGTGTCGAGACCAGCACCGTAATCGACGGGGGTACATACGATTACTCCGCGGGCATCCCGGTAAACATCAAGGGCAACAAGCTGCCCGGCGCGCCCAATTACAAGGTATCGATGGGGGCCCAGTATGCCTTTCCCATCGGGCAGGCGACGCTGACTCCACGTGTGGACGTCGCTTACACGGGCGAGACTACGGGCAACGTATTCAATGGAAACGTCAACAGCATCGACAGCTTCGTGCAGGCCAACGCGCAGATCCAGCTCGATGGGCCGGACAGCCGCTGGTACGTCCGTGGTTACATCCAGAACATCTTCGACAGCACGGCCGTCACCGGACTGTACGTGACCGACCAGTCGTCCGGCAACTATACGAACATCTTTACTCTGGAGCCGAGGCGTTATGGCATCGCGGCAGGCTTCAGATTTTAA
- a CDS encoding HlyD family secretion protein has product MGLAVLLAGGWWYYRHVTYGQYMQSTDNAYVAADSVVISSKVAGYVDKVFVSENAEVSRGQALLQLDLRDYRAQAQQARAQIAATLAGADTIRSQVGEQDAAIRQAQAQFAAASAALTLANQQVARYRPLAATGAEPREKLDQLEGQARQARAELAKAQAGVGAAVARRSTLFEQIGQTQSQAEAARAQLEAAELTVASTLLRASKAGRVGDLTVRTGQFVQPGQRLMTVVPLNEVYVTANFKETQVGLVRPGQPVRLEVDALPDVEFRGRVDSISPGTGAEFSILPPENATGNFTKIVQRITVRIAIDAPPEVRRLLVPGMSVVATVDTRAAANELKKGSGTTR; this is encoded by the coding sequence GTGGGCTTGGCCGTCCTGCTCGCTGGTGGCTGGTGGTATTACCGGCATGTGACCTACGGCCAGTACATGCAGTCGACGGACAACGCCTATGTTGCGGCCGATAGTGTGGTGATCTCCTCGAAGGTCGCTGGATACGTAGATAAGGTTTTCGTTTCAGAGAACGCTGAGGTTTCTCGAGGCCAAGCGCTCCTGCAGCTGGACCTGCGCGACTACCGGGCTCAAGCGCAGCAGGCGCGCGCACAAATTGCTGCCACTCTAGCGGGTGCGGATACGATCCGCTCGCAGGTCGGCGAACAGGATGCGGCCATTCGCCAGGCACAAGCACAGTTTGCCGCCGCGAGCGCGGCGTTGACTCTCGCCAACCAACAGGTCGCGAGGTATAGACCACTCGCTGCTACGGGTGCGGAGCCGCGCGAAAAACTTGACCAGCTCGAGGGGCAAGCAAGGCAGGCACGAGCCGAGTTGGCGAAGGCCCAGGCCGGGGTTGGGGCCGCTGTCGCCAGGCGGTCAACCCTGTTTGAACAGATTGGTCAGACGCAGTCACAGGCCGAGGCCGCCCGTGCGCAACTGGAAGCTGCGGAGCTTACCGTCGCGTCGACCTTGCTCCGGGCCAGCAAGGCAGGGCGGGTCGGTGATCTCACCGTCAGGACGGGGCAATTCGTGCAGCCGGGCCAGCGGTTGATGACCGTGGTACCTTTGAACGAAGTCTACGTAACCGCGAATTTCAAGGAAACGCAAGTTGGCCTAGTGCGCCCGGGACAGCCGGTGCGGCTGGAGGTCGATGCTCTTCCGGACGTGGAGTTCAGAGGACGCGTGGACAGCATTTCGCCGGGGACTGGGGCGGAGTTTTCAATCCTTCCGCCTGAAAATGCCACCGGCAACTTCACCAAGATTGTTCAACGCATAACGGTTCGTATCGCTATTGACGCCCCGCCCGAGGTGCGCCGCCTTCTGGTTCCCGGGATGTCTGTCGTTGCGACAGTAGATACCCGAGCTGCCGCGAATGAGCTGAAGAAGGGTTCGGGCACGACACGATGA
- a CDS encoding ABC1 kinase family protein: MTASRDNPISNIARAAEIGQILARHGAKNLAGALGLVPHPEGLFDPREFRPASVVAFLRDIGPVGIKLGQLLATRSDLFGEHWIAAFSTLHDQVSPVPFALIEPVLASSWGEDWRSDFAQFDEQPLASASIAQTYSAKLRDGSEVIVKVRRPGAAARMEADVRLLLRLAGIAEARSPDIARYRPVELLRTFGRNLAWEMDLAAESRACERVGAYLDTIGIKTPAIHWELTGLRVNVQERLYGRPASSLGTSSGEPRMAAFAKRYADAVLRMIILNGEFHGDPHPGNVFLIGEEDVGFIDFGSVGTLTKARRDEIVRLVLAIAGEEPNAVADVLLGWAGEPKVDRDALGVDLDQLIEEFRGTVLSGIEFSQIFSRVFDLLRDYKLVLPSDLAILLRTLLTAEGFVRSLAPDYNIAEETRPIIAELLTERFSLVSARTGLKKIGGQLLGLSASLPGLLTIANSIARSGYLPIQLDPASVERLAAARQETASIKGPVGAALIVAAALLVEQSWMLAGISLASAAVVLLRK; the protein is encoded by the coding sequence ATGACCGCTTCTCGGGACAACCCGATCAGCAACATCGCTCGTGCCGCCGAGATTGGGCAGATCCTAGCCAGGCATGGCGCCAAGAATCTCGCTGGTGCGTTGGGGCTCGTTCCCCACCCAGAGGGTCTCTTCGACCCACGGGAATTTCGTCCGGCCTCTGTCGTCGCGTTCCTGCGAGATATCGGACCGGTCGGTATCAAGCTGGGCCAGCTTCTCGCCACGCGCAGCGATCTGTTTGGCGAACACTGGATCGCGGCATTCTCAACGCTGCACGATCAAGTGTCGCCAGTGCCTTTTGCACTAATAGAGCCCGTTCTCGCTTCAAGTTGGGGTGAGGATTGGCGGAGCGACTTCGCGCAATTCGATGAACAGCCTCTGGCCTCCGCCTCGATTGCGCAGACCTATTCAGCCAAACTGCGGGACGGCAGCGAAGTCATCGTAAAGGTGCGGCGGCCAGGCGCCGCCGCGCGGATGGAAGCAGATGTACGCCTCCTCTTACGCCTTGCTGGGATCGCGGAAGCACGATCGCCGGATATCGCGCGCTACCGGCCAGTCGAGTTACTACGGACCTTCGGCCGCAACCTGGCCTGGGAGATGGATCTGGCTGCGGAATCCCGAGCCTGCGAGCGGGTCGGCGCCTATCTCGATACCATCGGCATCAAAACCCCGGCGATCCACTGGGAACTGACGGGGCTGCGGGTCAACGTTCAGGAACGCCTGTACGGCAGACCAGCTTCTTCGCTGGGCACCTCCTCTGGCGAACCGCGGATGGCGGCTTTTGCCAAAAGGTATGCGGACGCAGTCCTGCGCATGATCATCCTGAACGGTGAATTCCACGGCGACCCGCATCCCGGTAATGTCTTCCTGATTGGCGAAGAGGATGTCGGTTTCATCGACTTCGGATCGGTCGGCACGCTGACCAAGGCCAGGCGCGACGAGATCGTCCGCCTCGTGCTCGCGATCGCCGGCGAGGAACCGAACGCTGTCGCGGATGTCCTGCTCGGCTGGGCGGGGGAACCGAAGGTGGATCGCGACGCGCTTGGGGTGGATCTGGATCAGTTGATCGAAGAGTTCAGGGGGACCGTGCTTTCGGGCATCGAGTTCTCGCAGATTTTTTCGCGCGTGTTCGATCTATTGCGGGATTATAAGTTGGTCCTCCCATCCGATCTCGCCATTCTTCTGCGTACCCTGTTGACTGCAGAGGGTTTCGTCCGATCGCTGGCACCCGACTATAACATTGCCGAAGAAACGCGGCCGATCATCGCGGAGCTTCTCACAGAACGGTTCTCGCTGGTCAGTGCTCGGACGGGTTTGAAGAAAATCGGCGGTCAGCTGCTGGGTCTCTCGGCTTCCTTGCCCGGTTTGCTGACCATTGCGAACTCGATCGCCAGGTCAGGCTACCTGCCAATCCAGCTCGACCCCGCAAGCGTCGAACGGCTTGCGGCCGCTCGCCAAGAGACCGCGTCCATCAAAGGGCCGGTAGGCGCCGCACTGATTGTTGCCGCCGCGCTTCTTGTCGAGCAATCTTGGATGCTCGCGGGTATCTCGCTGGCGAGTGCCGCCGTGGTATTGCTCCGCAAATAA
- a CDS encoding MarR family winged helix-turn-helix transcriptional regulator, with amino-acid sequence MDDSAEPLRRSRRNAITDDDQILYLLNEVSRGARRAYDARAAKTGFNQTQWRIIGQLLRDPSLTQSEIAKALELESATIGQAVAVLCAQGLLERRRVETDRRAWKLILTRKLDALIPELREAADQLHTVLWRDIAPSDKHLLKQLLAKISANLEGSATVADSR; translated from the coding sequence ATGGACGATAGTGCCGAGCCGCTGAGGCGATCACGCCGAAATGCCATCACTGACGATGACCAAATTCTATATCTGCTGAACGAAGTAAGTCGAGGCGCGCGAAGGGCATACGATGCGCGGGCCGCCAAGACCGGGTTTAATCAGACCCAGTGGAGGATCATCGGGCAGCTCCTTCGCGACCCATCGCTGACACAGTCGGAAATCGCCAAGGCGCTTGAGCTTGAATCGGCAACTATCGGGCAGGCGGTTGCTGTACTCTGCGCACAAGGGTTATTGGAAAGGCGGCGAGTTGAAACGGATCGAAGGGCATGGAAGCTCATCTTGACCCGCAAGCTCGATGCCCTAATCCCCGAACTGAGAGAGGCCGCGGATCAACTCCACACTGTGCTTTGGCGCGACATAGCGCCAAGCGATAAACACCTTTTGAAACAGCTTCTCGCTAAAATTTCGGCAAACCTTGAAGGCTCTGCGACGGTAGCGGACTCGCGCTGA
- a CDS encoding alpha/beta fold hydrolase, producing the protein MSTEAFSIEGAGGITLVAEAHGDIRGMPVLLAHGGGQTRRAWKRVMGDLAQAGFRAIAFDMRGHGASEWSKTGAYDIRDFAADLIAAAASMEVKPALVGASLGGLAGLMAEGDLAPGTFASLTLVDIAPRMEPGGVARVVGFMEEHVDSGFGSPEEAADVISRYLPHSSNRGGGSGLKSYLRQKADGRYYWHWDPAFIRNITVSRGESAHRQLQQIDVLGQAAAHLTLPLHLIRGASSDLVSLEAVAHLRQLVPHAEYTDIADATHMVVGDANDAFSAAIVEFLRRHHSSDTTQMQGTSEK; encoded by the coding sequence ATGAGCACTGAGGCGTTCTCGATCGAAGGTGCCGGCGGGATCACTCTTGTCGCGGAGGCTCACGGCGACATTCGCGGGATGCCTGTCCTGCTCGCACACGGCGGTGGCCAGACCCGACGCGCGTGGAAGCGAGTTATGGGCGACCTGGCACAGGCTGGCTTTCGTGCCATCGCATTCGACATGCGCGGACATGGCGCCAGCGAGTGGTCGAAAACCGGCGCATATGACATACGAGACTTCGCTGCCGACCTGATTGCTGCGGCGGCTTCGATGGAGGTCAAGCCGGCTCTCGTAGGCGCCTCGCTCGGTGGCCTTGCCGGGCTGATGGCGGAAGGCGATCTAGCGCCAGGCACCTTCGCTTCGCTGACCCTCGTCGATATCGCGCCGCGCATGGAGCCGGGCGGCGTGGCCCGCGTGGTCGGCTTCATGGAAGAGCATGTCGATTCAGGCTTCGGCTCTCCTGAAGAAGCGGCAGATGTCATTTCACGCTACCTGCCCCACAGTTCTAACCGCGGCGGGGGCAGCGGCTTGAAAAGCTACCTGCGACAAAAAGCGGACGGCCGATACTACTGGCACTGGGATCCTGCTTTCATCCGCAACATAACCGTGTCTCGAGGCGAGAGTGCCCATCGGCAACTGCAGCAAATCGACGTTTTGGGACAGGCCGCCGCCCACCTGACGCTCCCGCTTCACCTTATTCGCGGTGCATCCAGCGATCTGGTCTCTCTCGAAGCCGTAGCGCATCTGCGACAACTCGTCCCCCATGCAGAATACACCGACATTGCCGATGCCACGCATATGGTCGTGGGCGATGCGAACGACGCCTTTTCCGCCGCCATCGTGGAGTTCCTAAGGCGCCATCACTCCTCCGATACGACTCAGATGCAGGGGACGAGTGAGAAATGA
- a CDS encoding efflux transporter outer membrane subunit has product MMRRSISTLLLIALLAGCTAGPDYAGPPEILSADTGHRFVRTGEELNASDPALAEWWLLLDDAELTRLVTAALSANPSLQAAQARIAQARASVRQDRAGRMPTLGTQATTIQGRLPGLDIQGGPPPSSGQTEPEAESDDALSFYNVGLNANWELEFAGGSRRRVEASNAQAAATVANAEDARVQLTAEVASNYVNLREAQFRAEQYQTQIKLQEEILALTYQRYQQGALPLFPVGNANAELEVLQSQLAEADADKAVLLDALAILIGRVPGSTDEDLSAPRDIPLPPDQVTVGDPASLIARRPDIRAAERNLAAATARIGVAEAARFPKLSFMGILGLGGSSPEDVFDVGEFSALAIPRLEWNFLDFGRVDASVDRAGAVRDEAVANYRQTVLLALQDAERALARFGQQRVALAARAQIKSQADSAADLNRQRFAAGAISRADLNRALRDQQQASADLVRAKGALTLAWIALQKSLGLGWQEPARDQ; this is encoded by the coding sequence ATGATGCGCCGTTCAATATCAACGCTTCTCCTCATCGCTTTGCTGGCTGGCTGTACGGCTGGGCCGGACTACGCGGGCCCTCCTGAAATACTGTCGGCGGATACGGGCCATCGGTTTGTCCGCACCGGCGAAGAGCTGAATGCGTCGGACCCGGCTCTTGCCGAATGGTGGTTGCTGCTCGACGATGCTGAACTGACGCGGCTGGTCACGGCTGCACTGTCCGCGAATCCTTCGCTCCAGGCAGCGCAAGCGCGCATCGCGCAGGCCCGGGCATCGGTCAGGCAGGATCGGGCGGGACGAATGCCGACGCTCGGAACCCAGGCCACCACTATTCAGGGCCGTCTTCCCGGCCTCGACATCCAGGGCGGACCACCCCCCTCGTCGGGGCAAACCGAACCGGAGGCGGAAAGCGACGACGCGCTCAGTTTCTATAATGTGGGTCTCAATGCCAATTGGGAGTTGGAGTTCGCGGGCGGCTCCCGGAGGCGTGTAGAGGCCAGCAATGCGCAGGCTGCTGCGACCGTGGCCAATGCGGAGGACGCGAGGGTCCAGCTGACCGCTGAAGTTGCCAGCAATTACGTCAACTTGCGGGAGGCTCAGTTCCGCGCCGAACAATACCAGACGCAGATAAAGTTGCAGGAAGAAATTCTGGCACTGACCTATCAGCGGTATCAACAGGGCGCGCTGCCGCTGTTCCCGGTGGGCAACGCGAACGCCGAGCTGGAAGTGCTCCAGTCACAACTCGCGGAGGCGGACGCTGATAAAGCCGTCCTGCTAGACGCGCTTGCCATCCTGATTGGCCGGGTTCCGGGATCGACTGACGAAGACCTTTCGGCGCCGCGTGATATCCCCCTGCCCCCGGATCAGGTTACTGTCGGCGATCCGGCGAGTCTGATCGCGCGTCGGCCTGACATCAGGGCGGCTGAGCGCAATCTCGCCGCCGCAACGGCGCGGATCGGGGTGGCCGAAGCGGCAAGGTTCCCGAAGTTGTCCTTCATGGGGATTCTGGGCCTCGGCGGATCTTCCCCCGAAGACGTCTTTGATGTGGGCGAATTTTCGGCATTGGCGATACCCCGCCTGGAATGGAACTTCCTCGATTTTGGAAGGGTGGACGCGTCGGTCGATCGCGCCGGGGCGGTCCGAGACGAGGCAGTCGCCAACTACCGTCAAACCGTCCTCTTGGCGCTGCAGGATGCCGAGCGAGCACTGGCACGCTTTGGCCAGCAACGGGTCGCACTGGCCGCCCGCGCGCAGATCAAGAGCCAGGCCGATAGCGCTGCCGACCTCAATCGCCAGCGTTTTGCGGCGGGAGCGATCTCAAGGGCTGACCTCAATCGTGCGCTACGCGACCAGCAGCAGGCTTCGGCAGACCTCGTCCGGGCAAAAGGTGCCCTTACCCTGGCTTGGATAGCTCTGCAGAAGTCACTGGGCCTAGGGTGGCAGGAGCCTGCTCGAGATCAGTAG